Proteins from one Salmonella bongori NCTC 12419 genomic window:
- a CDS encoding YfcZ/YiiS family protein, whose protein sequence is MSKCSADETPVCCCMDVGTIMDNSDCTASYSRVFATRAEAEETLAALTEKARSVESEPCQITPTFTEESGGVRLDIDFVFACEAETLIFQLGLR, encoded by the coding sequence ATGAGTAAATGCAGTGCTGATGAAACCCCGGTTTGCTGCTGTATGGACGTTGGAACCATCATGGACAACTCCGATTGCACCGCGTCATACAGCCGCGTATTCGCTACCCGCGCAGAAGCTGAAGAGACGCTGGCGGCGTTAACGGAAAAAGCGCGTAGCGTGGAGTCCGAACCTTGCCAAATTACGCCAACCTTTACTGAGGAGTCTGGTGGCGTTCGTCTGGATATTGACTTTGTTTTCGCTTGTGAAGCAGAAACGCTTATCTTCCAGCTTGGTCTGCGTTAA
- the fadL gene encoding long-chain fatty acid transporter FadL encodes MSQKTLFTKSALAVAVAIISTQAWSAGFQLNEFSSSGLGRAYSGEGAIADDAGNVSRNPALITMFDRPTFSAGAVYIDPDVNISGTSPSRRTLDADNIAPTAWVPNVHFVAPINDQFGWGASITSNYGLATEFNDTYAGGSVGGTTDLQTMNLNLSGAYRLNEAWSFGLGFDAVYARAKIERYAGDLGQLVAAQNPALAPVASQITSDTKIAHLNGNQWGFGWNAGILYELDKNNRYALTYRSEVKIDFKGNYSSDLPIGINRYNLPIPTATGGATQSGYLTLNLPEMWEVSGYNRVAPQWAIHYSLAYTSWSQFQELKAKSTAGDTLFEKHEGFKDAYRIALGTTYYYDDNWTFRTGIAFDDSPVPAQNRSISIPDQDRFWLSAGTTYAFNKDASVDVGVSYMHGQSVKINEGPYQFESEGKAWLFGTNFNYAF; translated from the coding sequence ATGAGCCAGAAAACCCTGTTTACAAAGTCTGCTCTCGCAGTCGCAGTGGCAATCATCTCCACCCAGGCCTGGTCTGCAGGCTTTCAGTTAAACGAATTTTCTTCCTCTGGCCTTGGCCGGGCCTATTCGGGTGAAGGCGCAATCGCAGATGATGCGGGTAACGTTAGCCGCAACCCGGCGTTAATTACGATGTTTGACCGCCCGACATTTTCAGCGGGCGCGGTTTATATAGATCCTGATGTCAATATTAGCGGGACATCGCCATCTCGCCGGACGCTGGATGCAGATAATATCGCACCGACGGCATGGGTGCCGAACGTTCACTTTGTCGCCCCGATTAACGATCAGTTTGGCTGGGGGGCTTCGATTACCTCCAATTATGGTCTGGCGACAGAGTTTAACGACACATACGCAGGCGGCTCGGTTGGCGGTACGACCGATCTTCAAACCATGAACCTGAATTTAAGCGGCGCTTATCGCTTAAATGAGGCCTGGAGCTTCGGCCTCGGCTTTGATGCGGTATACGCGCGCGCGAAAATCGAACGTTATGCGGGCGATTTAGGCCAGTTGGTCGCGGCACAGAATCCGGCGCTGGCGCCCGTCGCCAGTCAGATTACCAGCGATACCAAAATCGCCCACCTGAACGGTAACCAGTGGGGCTTTGGCTGGAATGCCGGTATCCTTTATGAGCTGGATAAAAATAACCGCTACGCTCTGACCTATCGCTCGGAAGTCAAAATTGACTTTAAAGGTAATTACAGCAGCGATCTTCCCATCGGCATTAACCGATATAACCTGCCCATCCCAACGGCAACCGGCGGCGCGACGCAGTCGGGCTACCTGACACTAAACCTGCCGGAAATGTGGGAAGTGTCCGGTTATAACCGCGTGGCGCCGCAATGGGCCATCCACTATAGCCTGGCCTATACCAGCTGGAGTCAGTTCCAGGAATTGAAGGCAAAATCGACCGCAGGCGATACGCTCTTCGAGAAGCATGAAGGCTTTAAAGATGCTTACCGCATTGCGTTAGGGACCACCTATTACTACGATGATAACTGGACGTTCCGTACCGGTATCGCCTTCGATGACAGCCCGGTTCCGGCGCAAAACCGTTCTATCTCTATTCCCGATCAGGACCGTTTCTGGCTGAGCGCCGGTACGACTTACGCCTTTAATAAAGATGCGTCTGTCGACGTTGGGGTCTCTTATATGCATGGTCAGAGCGTGAAAATTAATGAAGGCCCCTATCAGTTTGAATCTGAAGGGAAGGCATGGCTGTTTGGGACTAACTTCAACTACGCGTTCTAA
- the mlaA gene encoding phospholipid-binding lipoprotein MlaA — MKLRLSALALGTTLLVGCASSGTEQQGRSDPLEGFNRTMYNFNFNVLDPYVVRPVAVAWRDYVPQPARNGLSNFTGNLEEPAIMVNYFLQGDPYQGMVHFTRFFLNTLLGMGGFIDVAGMANPKLQRVEPHRFGSTLGHYGVGYGPYVQLPFYGSFTLREDGGDMVDTLYPVLSWLTWPMSVGKWTIEGIETRAQLLDSDGLLRQSSDPYIMVREAYFQRHDFIASGGKLKPQENPNAQAIQDELKEIDSE, encoded by the coding sequence ATGAAGCTTCGCCTGTCGGCGCTGGCGCTGGGAACCACATTGCTGGTCGGGTGTGCAAGTTCCGGTACAGAACAGCAGGGGCGTTCAGACCCGCTAGAAGGGTTTAACCGCACCATGTATAACTTCAACTTTAATGTGCTGGACCCGTATGTTGTTCGGCCGGTCGCCGTTGCCTGGCGTGATTATGTTCCACAGCCTGCACGCAACGGTTTAAGCAATTTCACCGGCAACCTCGAAGAACCTGCGATCATGGTGAACTATTTCCTGCAGGGCGATCCTTATCAGGGCATGGTCCATTTCACCCGTTTCTTCCTCAATACCTTATTAGGGATGGGCGGCTTTATTGATGTAGCAGGAATGGCGAATCCGAAACTGCAGCGCGTTGAACCGCATCGTTTTGGCAGTACGTTGGGCCATTATGGCGTGGGTTATGGACCTTATGTGCAACTTCCGTTCTACGGCAGTTTCACGCTGCGTGAAGATGGTGGGGATATGGTGGATACCTTGTATCCGGTGCTCTCATGGCTGACCTGGCCGATGTCTGTGGGGAAATGGACTATCGAAGGGATAGAAACCCGCGCGCAGTTGCTGGATTCCGACGGCCTCCTTCGTCAGTCTTCCGATCCTTATATTATGGTGCGCGAGGCGTACTTCCAGCGTCATGATTTTATTGCCAGTGGCGGAAAACTTAAGCCGCAGGAAAATCCGAACGCGCAGGCGATTCAGGACGAGCTCAAAGAAATCGACTCTGAATAA
- a CDS encoding tyrosine-type recombinase/integrase: MALTNVQIKNAAPGETDYTLSDGSGLFIIIKPQGSKLWRFRYRREGKLRRLSLGAYPEISLSQARIKAAEARAKLAQGISPVDERREQKEASKVINSFEGVCLEWQATRKATWSESYADDTKRLFERNVFPVLGARPIGDIQPLELLDLLRKIEDRGANELATKVRRRCGEVYAYAIVTGRAKYNPARDLATAMQRFQRGHYASLDTADLPAFLTALEATTGNIMVNLAVRLLMLTGLRPGELRKGEWKEIDIDNALWEIPAERMKARRPHLVPLSKQAIELLRSVKAISGNYSLMFPGRNDVTRPMSDMAMNQLIKRCGYGEKLTGHGFRHMMSTILHEKGFNSAWIELQLAHVDKNTIRGTYNRAQYLEGRREMMQWYADHLQSLKTQ; encoded by the coding sequence ATGGCCTTAACTAATGTTCAGATTAAAAATGCAGCTCCCGGTGAGACGGACTACACCCTTTCAGATGGTTCCGGTTTGTTCATTATCATAAAACCTCAGGGTTCCAAGCTCTGGCGCTTTCGTTACCGTCGTGAAGGTAAGTTACGCCGTCTATCTTTGGGTGCCTACCCTGAGATATCCCTCTCGCAAGCGCGTATTAAAGCCGCTGAGGCTCGCGCAAAGCTGGCGCAAGGTATCAGCCCTGTAGACGAACGCCGGGAACAGAAAGAGGCCAGTAAGGTTATCAATTCCTTTGAGGGCGTTTGCCTTGAATGGCAGGCCACGCGAAAGGCTACATGGTCGGAAAGCTATGCTGACGATACAAAACGCCTGTTTGAGCGCAACGTGTTCCCAGTGCTGGGCGCACGCCCTATCGGGGATATTCAGCCGCTGGAACTGTTAGACCTGCTGCGTAAGATAGAAGATCGCGGCGCTAATGAACTCGCCACCAAAGTACGCCGCCGCTGTGGTGAGGTGTACGCCTACGCCATTGTGACCGGGAGAGCCAAGTATAATCCGGCACGCGACTTAGCCACCGCTATGCAACGCTTTCAGCGCGGGCATTATGCTTCTCTCGATACCGCCGATCTTCCTGCATTCCTCACAGCACTGGAGGCAACCACCGGGAACATTATGGTTAACCTTGCCGTTCGCCTGCTGATGCTTACCGGCTTACGCCCCGGCGAACTACGCAAAGGGGAATGGAAAGAGATTGATATAGATAACGCCCTGTGGGAGATCCCTGCCGAACGTATGAAGGCTCGCCGCCCTCACCTCGTGCCGCTGTCTAAACAGGCTATAGAACTGCTTCGCTCCGTTAAAGCCATCAGTGGTAATTACAGCCTGATGTTCCCCGGTAGAAATGACGTTACCCGCCCCATGTCTGATATGGCTATGAACCAGCTTATTAAGCGATGCGGTTACGGAGAAAAGCTCACCGGGCATGGATTCCGTCACATGATGAGCACCATTCTGCATGAGAAAGGCTTTAACAGCGCGTGGATAGAGCTACAGCTCGCTCACGTCGATAAAAATACCATTCGCGGCACGTACAACCGGGCGCAGTATCTGGAAGGCCGTAGAGAGATGATGCAGTGGTATGCAGATCACTTACAAAGCCTCAAAACCCAATAA
- the fadI gene encoding acetyl-CoA C-acyltransferase FadI: MRQALPLVTRQGDRIAIVSGLRTPFARQATAFHGIPAVDLGKMVVGELLARSEIPADTIEQLVFGQVVQMPEAPNIAREIVLGTGMNVHTDAYSVSRACATSFQAVANVAESLMAGTIRAGIAGGADSSSVLPIGVSKTLARVLVDVNKARTIRQRLTLFSRLRLRDLLPVPPAVAEYSTGLRMGDTAEQMAKTYGITREQQDALAHRSHQRAAQAWAEGKLAEEVMTTYAPPYKNPFSEDNNIRGNSTLADYAKLRPAFDRKHGSVTAANSTPLTDGAAAVILMTESRAKELELRPLGYLRSYAFTAIDVWQDMLLGPAWSTPLALERAGLTMADLTLFDMHEAFAAQTLANLQLLGSERFARDVLGRAHATGEVDDNKFNVLGGSIAYGHPFAATGARMITQTLHELRRRGGGFGLVTACAAGGLGAAMVLEAE, encoded by the coding sequence ATGCGTCAGGCTTTACCGTTGGTTACCCGTCAGGGCGACCGCATTGCTATTGTCAGTGGATTGCGAACCCCCTTTGCCCGGCAGGCGACGGCATTTCATGGTATTCCCGCGGTTGATCTCGGTAAGATGGTCGTCGGCGAGTTGCTGGCGCGTAGTGAAATTCCCGCTGATACGATCGAGCAACTGGTTTTCGGCCAGGTTGTACAAATGCCGGAGGCGCCCAATATTGCGCGTGAAATTGTACTGGGTACGGGGATGAACGTTCATACCGATGCCTATAGCGTAAGCCGCGCCTGCGCCACCAGTTTTCAGGCGGTAGCGAATGTGGCGGAAAGCCTGATGGCTGGCACGATACGCGCGGGTATCGCCGGCGGCGCGGACTCGTCGTCGGTGCTGCCGATAGGCGTGAGTAAAACCCTGGCGCGCGTATTGGTGGATGTCAATAAAGCCCGTACGATTCGTCAACGGCTAACGCTTTTCTCTCGCCTGCGCTTACGTGATCTGTTGCCGGTTCCTCCCGCTGTTGCCGAATATTCTACCGGTTTGCGCATGGGCGATACCGCCGAACAGATGGCGAAAACGTATGGTATTACGCGTGAGCAGCAGGACGCGCTGGCGCATCGTTCACATCAGCGCGCCGCGCAGGCATGGGCGGAGGGCAAACTGGCGGAAGAGGTGATGACGACCTATGCGCCACCGTATAAAAATCCCTTTTCAGAAGACAACAACATTCGCGGCAATTCCACGCTGGCAGACTACGCCAAACTACGTCCCGCTTTTGACAGAAAACATGGTTCCGTGACGGCCGCCAATAGTACGCCGCTGACCGACGGCGCTGCTGCCGTTATCCTGATGACTGAATCGCGCGCCAAAGAGCTGGAGCTACGTCCGCTGGGCTATCTTCGCAGTTATGCGTTTACTGCCATTGATGTCTGGCAGGATATGCTGTTGGGGCCGGCCTGGTCAACGCCGCTGGCGCTGGAACGGGCCGGACTGACGATGGCCGATCTAACGCTTTTTGATATGCACGAAGCATTTGCTGCGCAGACTCTGGCGAATTTGCAACTGCTTGGCAGCGAGCGATTTGCCCGCGACGTGCTTGGGCGCGCACATGCGACCGGGGAGGTAGATGACAATAAATTCAACGTGCTCGGCGGCTCGATCGCCTATGGGCATCCTTTTGCCGCAACGGGCGCGCGGATGATAACTCAAACCTTGCATGAATTACGGCGTCGGGGAGGCGGTTTTGGCCTGGTAACGGCCTGCGCGGCTGGTGGGCTTGGCGCGGCAATGGTTCTGGAGGCGGAATAA
- a CDS encoding formate/nitrite transporter family protein codes for MDSLNDDKIHQHSSDLEVESEEKQSGKKIEVDEDRLPSRAMAIHEHIRQDGEKEMERDAMALLWSAIAAGLSMGASLLAKGIFHVQLEGVPGGFLLENLGYTFGFIIVIMARQQLFTENTVTAVLPVMQNPTLSNIGLLMRLWGVVLLGNLIGTGIAAWAFEYMPIFNEETRDAFVKIGMEVMKNSPTEMFANAIISGWIIATMVWMFPAAGGAKIVVIILMTWLIALGDTTHIVVGSVEILYLVFNGTLPWSDFLWPFALPTLAGNICGGTFIFALMSHAQIRNDMSNKRKEEARRRGERLEQERKKAEKQG; via the coding sequence ATGGATAGCCTTAACGACGACAAAATTCACCAACACAGCAGCGATCTGGAAGTAGAAAGTGAAGAAAAACAAAGTGGAAAAAAAATAGAGGTGGATGAAGATCGTCTCCCCTCCCGCGCCATGGCGATTCATGAACATATTCGCCAGGATGGTGAAAAAGAGATGGAACGCGATGCGATGGCCTTGCTCTGGTCAGCCATTGCCGCAGGCCTTTCGATGGGGGCGTCACTGCTGGCAAAAGGGATTTTTCACGTGCAGCTTGAAGGCGTTCCCGGCGGTTTTTTGCTGGAAAATCTCGGTTACACCTTTGGCTTTATTATTGTCATCATGGCCCGCCAGCAATTATTTACTGAAAATACCGTTACCGCTGTACTTCCGGTAATGCAAAATCCCACACTGAGTAATATTGGATTGCTGATGCGCTTATGGGGTGTGGTCCTGTTAGGCAACCTGATTGGTACCGGGATTGCGGCCTGGGCGTTTGAATATATGCCCATATTTAATGAGGAAACCCGCGACGCCTTCGTCAAAATTGGTATGGAGGTCATGAAAAATAGCCCAACGGAGATGTTTGCTAACGCAATTATTTCAGGCTGGATCATCGCAACCATGGTGTGGATGTTTCCTGCTGCAGGCGGAGCAAAGATTGTGGTCATTATTTTGATGACCTGGCTTATCGCATTAGGCGATACCACCCATATCGTCGTAGGATCTGTTGAAATTTTGTATCTGGTTTTCAACGGCACGCTGCCCTGGAGCGACTTTCTCTGGCCCTTCGCCCTTCCCACACTTGCCGGAAATATCTGCGGCGGCACTTTTATTTTCGCCTTGATGAGCCACGCGCAGATCCGCAACGATATGAGCAATAAGCGTAAGGAAGAAGCGAGGCGGCGCGGTGAACGCCTGGAGCAGGAACGGAAAAAAGCGGAAAAGCAGGGCTGA